In Desulfovibrio sp. 86, the following proteins share a genomic window:
- a CDS encoding YlxR family protein: MVDGQNTAETVQGPVRMCIICRRRFAKAQLTRHVLTAQGILTIDANKTRPGRGWYLCSDAVCAARFAKFRPGTRRKGGKHV; encoded by the coding sequence ATGGTGGATGGGCAGAACACGGCTGAAACCGTGCAGGGGCCGGTACGCATGTGCATCATATGCCGCCGACGCTTCGCCAAGGCCCAATTGACCCGCCATGTGCTGACCGCCCAGGGAATTTTGACTATTGACGCTAATAAGACCAGACCTGGCAGGGGCTGGTATCTCTGTTCCGATGCCGTATGCGCGGCGAGGTTCGCCAAGTTCAGGCCCGGAACACGGCGCAAGGGGGGGAAACATGTCTGA